In Gammaproteobacteria bacterium, one DNA window encodes the following:
- a CDS encoding hydrolase, translating to MHENAIPRYTGNYTAPSWLPGGNLQTLYPYFKKPAQLFTYRRERWELDDGDFIDVDWCDGPDESPLMVFFHGLEGGSSSHYILSMINSLKRHRWRSAVIHFRGCSGEPNRLSRAYHAGDSTEIDWMLRRITGQTKTKESAQPVYVMGVSLGGNALLKWLGEQGEHAREFIAGAATVSVPLDLAAAGSALDKGFNQVYTRHFLDTLKEKAFDKLQQFPGLFDVPALKKCASIYDFDNIVTAPLHGFRDTDDYWRQSSSKQWLPHIRVPTLVINARNDPFMPASVLPSQAEVSGDVTLEFPEEGGHAGFMQGPFPGKLDWLPQRILGFFHHQCQQSALGKF from the coding sequence ATGCATGAAAATGCAATCCCCAGGTACACAGGAAATTACACTGCACCCTCTTGGTTACCCGGCGGCAATCTGCAAACGCTCTACCCTTATTTCAAAAAACCGGCGCAGCTGTTTACCTACCGGCGCGAGCGCTGGGAACTCGACGACGGCGATTTCATCGATGTTGATTGGTGCGACGGCCCGGACGAATCCCCCCTGATGGTATTTTTCCACGGCTTGGAAGGCGGCTCGTCCAGTCACTATATCCTCAGCATGATCAACAGCTTGAAACGCCATCGCTGGCGCAGCGCCGTGATTCACTTCCGCGGCTGCTCCGGTGAACCGAATCGTTTATCGCGCGCGTATCACGCCGGAGATTCCACCGAGATTGATTGGATGCTGCGGCGCATCACCGGTCAGACCAAAACAAAGGAATCAGCTCAACCGGTGTATGTCATGGGGGTTTCACTGGGCGGCAATGCGCTATTGAAATGGCTAGGCGAGCAAGGCGAACACGCCCGGGAATTCATCGCAGGCGCCGCAACCGTATCCGTGCCGCTTGATTTGGCGGCTGCCGGTTCAGCTCTGGACAAAGGGTTTAATCAAGTATACACGCGCCATTTCCTGGATACGCTGAAAGAAAAGGCATTCGACAAGCTCCAGCAATTTCCCGGCTTATTCGATGTTCCAGCACTGAAGAAATGCGCTTCGATTTATGATTTTGACAATATCGTCACGGCTCCCTTGCATGGATTCCGCGATACCGACGATTACTGGCGGCAATCCAGCAGCAAGCAGTGGCTGCCGCATATCCGGGTTCCGACGCTGGTGATCAACGCGCGCAACGATCCGTTCATGCCGGCGTCGGTGCTGCCGTCGCAGGCTGAAGTCTCGGGCGATGTCACCCTGGAATTTCCAGAGGAAGGCGGACACGCCGGATTCATGCAAGGACCGTTTCCAGGAAAACTGGATTGGCTGCCGCAAAGAATCCTCGGTTTTTTTCACCATCAGTGCCAGCAAAGCGCCTTAGGGAAGTTCTGA
- a CDS encoding tRNA 5-hydroxyuridine modification protein YegQ: protein MLKSPELLLPAGSLDKMRIAYAFGADAVYAGQPRYSLRARNNEFALEQIKTGIAEAHALGKKFLVASNAMPHNAKIKTYLDDMAPIIAMKPDALIMADPGLIMMVREKWPEVPIHLSVQANTVNYMGVKFWQKIGLTRVILSRELSLDEVAQIRDLCPDMELEVFVHGALCIAYSGRCLLSGYFNHRDPNQGTCTNSCRWDYKVKPAEENPSGDIQEIGKIDFDFGQVMQQSEQSALSGGCGPVERHPAADQVYLIEEKERPGQLMPIMEDEHGTYIMNSKDLRAVEHVERLVKIGVDSLKIEGRTKSLYYVARTAQVYRKAIDDAVADKPFDLALLGELEGLANRGYTSGFYQRHSTHETQNYLRGHSESNRSQYVGDVTGFDEANGMAEILVKNRFQVGDRLEIIHPSGNQIVELAQMLDTAGRPVQIAPGSGHRVKIPLARNMERAFVTRFF from the coding sequence ATGTTGAAATCACCAGAACTTTTACTTCCAGCCGGTTCCTTGGACAAAATGCGCATCGCCTATGCGTTCGGCGCCGATGCGGTGTACGCCGGACAGCCGCGTTATTCGCTGCGGGCGCGTAACAATGAATTTGCCTTGGAACAAATTAAAACCGGTATTGCCGAAGCGCACGCCCTGGGCAAGAAATTTTTAGTGGCCAGTAACGCCATGCCGCACAACGCCAAGATTAAGACTTATCTGGACGATATGGCGCCGATTATTGCCATGAAACCGGATGCGCTGATTATGGCCGATCCGGGGTTGATTATGATGGTGCGGGAAAAATGGCCGGAGGTGCCGATTCATTTGTCGGTACAGGCCAATACCGTGAATTATATGGGTGTCAAGTTCTGGCAGAAAATCGGCCTGACACGGGTGATTTTGTCGCGTGAATTGTCGCTGGATGAAGTGGCGCAGATTCGCGATCTTTGCCCGGATATGGAGCTGGAGGTTTTCGTGCACGGCGCATTGTGTATTGCGTATTCCGGGCGCTGCTTGCTGTCGGGTTATTTCAATCACCGCGATCCGAATCAGGGCACGTGCACCAATTCCTGCCGTTGGGATTACAAAGTGAAACCCGCCGAAGAAAATCCGAGCGGCGATATTCAGGAGATCGGGAAAATCGATTTCGATTTTGGTCAGGTGATGCAGCAATCGGAGCAATCCGCCCTGTCCGGCGGGTGCGGACCGGTCGAACGGCATCCGGCGGCCGATCAAGTGTATCTGATCGAAGAAAAGGAACGCCCCGGCCAATTGATGCCGATCATGGAAGACGAACACGGCACGTACATCATGAATTCCAAGGATTTGCGTGCGGTCGAGCATGTCGAGCGGCTGGTCAAGATCGGCGTGGATTCGCTGAAAATCGAAGGGCGCACCAAGTCTTTGTATTACGTGGCGCGCACGGCGCAGGTTTACCGTAAAGCGATCGACGACGCCGTGGCCGATAAACCGTTTGATCTGGCGCTGCTGGGCGAGCTGGAAGGCTTGGCCAATCGCGGTTACACCAGCGGCTTTTACCAGCGCCACAGCACCCATGAAACGCAAAATTATTTGCGCGGGCATTCGGAATCCAACCGCAGCCAATACGTCGGCGATGTCACCGGTTTCGATGAAGCCAACGGTATGGCGGAGATTTTGGTGAAGAATCGCTTTCAGGTCGGTGATCGTCTCGAGATCATTCACCCATCCGGCAATCAGATTGTCGAATTAGCGCAGATGCTGGATACTGCAGGGCGGCCGGTGCAAATCGCGCCTGGCAGCGGCCATCGCGTCAAAATACCGTTAGCCCGGAATATGGAGCGTGCTTTCGTTACGCGGTTTTTCTGA
- a CDS encoding PAS domain-containing protein, with protein MRLNLPVTNTEYPIDDDTLIVSTTDTKGRITYINSTFVEVSGFSEEELLGKAHNIVRHPDVPPEAFEDLWATLKQGLPWTGLVKNRRKNGDFYWINANATPLIENGKVTGYLSVRTKASRAEIERAAPIYQQILEGKAKNLKIEKGQIVRTDFVGKLQAFFKMTTKKRIALAMTIPALFLLAAGGIGWWGLSQTQAPASLGSMIAAVTAIGIALIAYLAYGMAKNTLSPLKQAIDIANKLAGGDLTHKFSINRSDEFGELLKALSQMGVNLRATVLDVQKNAASVRLATGEIASGNLDLSQRTEEQASSLEETASSMEELTATVRQNTDNSINANQIAITASDITAKGGKMMNEVITKMSSISESSSKIADIIGVIDGIAFQTNILALNAAVEAARAGEQGRGFAVVATEVRNLAQRSATAAKEIKALIDDSVKQVEEGAALVDKTGKTMDEIVAAIKNLTAIMSDITSASREQNTGIEQINQAVTQMDDVTQQNAALVEQAAAAAASLEQQAYELVGAISIFNLSQNSAKRPGSVVRLANKRNAELVERDENDIVHNSSAKLPKRKKIAAGGGDNHWNEF; from the coding sequence ATGAGACTTAATCTCCCGGTTACCAATACCGAATATCCCATTGATGATGATACGTTAATTGTATCAACAACCGATACCAAGGGTAGGATAACCTATATCAATTCCACATTTGTCGAAGTCAGCGGTTTCTCGGAAGAAGAATTGCTCGGCAAAGCACATAATATTGTGCGTCACCCGGATGTTCCCCCCGAAGCGTTTGAAGATTTGTGGGCAACACTGAAGCAAGGTTTACCGTGGACCGGACTGGTTAAAAACCGTCGTAAAAATGGCGACTTCTATTGGATCAATGCCAACGCAACACCGCTGATAGAAAACGGCAAAGTAACCGGTTATTTATCGGTTCGCACCAAAGCTTCACGTGCGGAAATCGAGCGGGCGGCTCCCATCTATCAACAAATCCTGGAAGGTAAGGCAAAAAACCTGAAAATCGAGAAAGGCCAAATCGTACGCACCGATTTCGTTGGAAAACTGCAAGCTTTCTTCAAGATGACGACCAAAAAACGCATTGCACTTGCGATGACGATACCCGCGCTCTTTTTATTGGCTGCAGGCGGCATCGGCTGGTGGGGACTGTCGCAAACACAAGCGCCCGCATCACTCGGCAGCATGATTGCCGCAGTTACGGCAATCGGCATCGCATTGATCGCTTATCTTGCCTATGGCATGGCTAAGAATACGCTGTCACCGCTAAAACAAGCCATTGATATCGCCAATAAACTTGCCGGCGGGGATTTAACGCACAAATTTTCCATTAACCGCAGTGATGAGTTCGGTGAATTACTGAAAGCATTGAGTCAAATGGGTGTCAACTTGCGCGCAACGGTACTGGATGTGCAAAAGAATGCGGCATCGGTACGCCTGGCAACCGGAGAGATCGCCTCGGGAAACCTGGATCTCTCGCAACGCACGGAAGAACAAGCTTCTTCACTGGAAGAGACTGCTTCCAGCATGGAAGAACTTACCGCAACCGTGCGCCAAAACACCGACAACTCCATTAATGCCAACCAGATCGCGATAACAGCCAGCGATATCACTGCCAAAGGCGGCAAAATGATGAATGAGGTCATCACCAAAATGTCGTCGATTAGCGAGAGCTCAAGCAAAATTGCCGACATCATCGGCGTTATCGACGGTATCGCCTTTCAAACCAATATCCTGGCGCTCAATGCAGCGGTAGAAGCAGCGCGAGCCGGCGAGCAAGGCCGCGGCTTCGCCGTGGTAGCGACAGAAGTCCGCAACCTGGCGCAAAGGAGCGCAACCGCCGCAAAAGAAATCAAAGCATTGATCGATGATTCGGTAAAACAAGTCGAGGAAGGTGCCGCATTAGTCGATAAAACAGGCAAAACCATGGATGAAATTGTAGCGGCGATAAAAAATTTAACGGCAATCATGTCGGATATTACTTCAGCATCCAGAGAACAAAACACCGGTATCGAACAGATCAACCAAGCCGTAACACAAATGGATGATGTCACACAACAAAATGCCGCCCTGGTCGAACAAGCCGCAGCCGCAGCCGCTTCGCTGGAACAACAGGCATACGAATTGGTTGGCGCTATCTCCATCTTCAATCTGTCGCAAAATAGCGCAAAAAGACCGGGTTCCGTAGTCCGCCTGGCTAACAAGAGAAACGCAGAGCTGGTCGAACGGGATGAAAACGATATCGTTCATAATAGCAGCGCAAAATTGCCGAAAAGGAAAAAAATCGCCGCTGGCGGCGGCGACAACCATTGGAATGAGTTTTAG